One window of Phalacrocorax carbo chromosome 1, bPhaCar2.1, whole genome shotgun sequence genomic DNA carries:
- the CBY2 gene encoding protein chibby homolog 2 → MSAFDLTNQSMQRTEPEIECIVPRMKLRDEMFVYIDGKWVNEIYCQPPFASHHIFFGKKAQNKWSIWEENRALWEEIQVLRMENRMLWEENKALQSLQSQSKAVQIIYTDVIQQRLQKENKPLPFFQERKIGFQVSPGNKGLQAVQEDNTVLEDFQQENKTIPITWKGQKAITVHEESKDTSSDQKDITEDQTDIRSEDVITAVEEGNPGPAPQQERGAKKKTTTPTQNEAESAPSTHGEYEILRALQNLYELLHVFLKVNHLLGEKQGCHILYDVNRTFQEDYNKLKLQLNAVKNTVSDITAQMQMLEKELIAITSPVYEEAGQKLATEYQLGEM, encoded by the coding sequence ATGTCTGCTTTTGATCTGACGAACCAGAGCATGCAGCGTACAGAGCCTGAGATAGAATGTATCGTCCCGCGGATGAAACTGAGGGATGAGATGTTTGTCTATATTGATGGTAAATGGGTGAATGAGATCTACTGCCAGCCACCCTTTGCTTCCCACCATATATTCTTTGGCAAGAAAGCACAGAATAAGTGGAGCATCTGGGAGGAGAACAGAGCACTCTGGGAGGAAATCCAAGTCCTCCGGATGGAAAACAGGATGCTCTGGGAAGAAAACAAGGCTCTACAATCTCTCCAGTCACAGAGTAAAGCTGTCCAGATTATTTACACTGATGTCATTCAGCAAAGactccagaaggaaaataagccatTACCATTCTTCCAAGAGAGGAAGATAGGCTTTCAGGTCAGCCCAGGCAACAAGGGTCTCCAGGCAGTCCAGGAAGATAATACAGTCTTAGAGGATttccagcaggaaaataaaacaatcccCATCACCTGGAAAGGCCAAAAAGCCATCACAGTCCATGAAGAGAGCAAAGATACTAGCTCAGATCAGAAGGACATCACAGAAGATCAGACAGACATCAGATCAGAAGATGTCATCACAGCTGTGGAAGAAGGAAACCCtggcccagctccccagcaagAACGTGGAGCTAAAAAGAAGACTACTACTCCAACCCAGAATGAGGCTGAGTCTGCCCCAAGCACACATGGTGAGTATGAAATCCTCCGGGCTCTCCAGAACTTATACGAACTGCTCCATGTCTTCCTGAAAGTGAATCATCTACTTGGGGAGAAACAGGGCTGTCACATTCTCTATGATGTGAACAGAACCTTCCAAGAAGATTACAATAAACTGAAGCTGCAGCTGAATGCTGTGAAAAATACTGTGTCAGACATTACAGCTCAAATGCAAATGCTGGAGAAGGAGCTCATTGCCATCACTTCCCCAGTGTATGAAGAAGCAGGACAGAAGCTGGCAACTGAGTATCAGCTTGGAGAGATGTGA